The Nocardia sp. NBC_01329 sequence GGAGGCGCTCGGGCCCCTCGTTCTCCGAATACAGGTGATAGGCCGGAATCCCGAGCGGTAGCGCCGGCGGGGTGTTCAGCTGTTGGAGGAACTCCGAAGCGGGTGCGATATCCCGACATCCGGGGAAAACAGGCGCGCAGAGAAACCCCAGCGGCTCACCGTAATTCGGCGTACCGAAATCGAGATAGGTTCCCACCGAGTCGGCTCCGCCGAGAAATTTCACATAGTGCCGCTGCGCCAGCCCACCCATGGAGTGCCCGACCAGGTCGACCCGCCGGGCACCGGTGGACCGCCGGATCTCGGCGACTTTGCCGGCGACCACTGTCGCCGATTCGGCGATCCCCGCGGTCCCCGAGGAACCAGCGGGCATCGCGGACAGCACCATGGAGTAGGCGAGATAACCACGATCGGCCAATTCCGATCGCAGGTTCTCCAGAATGCCGCGGTCGGCATCGAAACCACCGATGACCAGAACTGGATTCAACGGTGCGGGGTCGGCTCGGGCAAAGCCACCCGGGAGGGCCGCCGCAAGGCCGCCCAGTGATACGACGACGACAGCGAATCGGGCGAGCACCGCGAGCGCCGTTTTCATAGACCTGCTTTCCGGAGGTGAGTGACCGCTCGCCGTCACCCCGGACCGCGAACAGCGTCGACCGACGGCCAGGATGCTAGCGCGGTGATCGCGCCGAGCCGGGTAGGCGCGACGGGTTCACCCTGCGCATCGACCACCCGCCACAGGTGTTCAGCTGATCGTTCCCGGTGGAGCGATCCACTGAGTCGGCTGACCGGTCGCCGCGGCGACCGTCTCGAAGTCGCGGTCGTAGTGGAGCATCGTGAGCCGGTGCGCTTCCGCTGTTGCCGCGATCGCCAGGTCGGCCACGCCGGCACTACGGTGACTCCCCTGTTCGGTGAGAAGTTGCTGGACCCGATGCGCTCGCGTCCACACATTGTCCGGGGTCACCACCCAGCCGAACAGTTCGGTGAGCAACTCCTTCTTCCGCAATCGATCGGCCAGCGATCGGGCCGCGAAGAGAAGCTCCAGTTCCACGGGGTCGCACATTGCGACTACTCCGGCAGTGAACGCTTCGTGCCAGGTCTTGCGCAGTGCCGGGTCGCGCAGTAC is a genomic window containing:
- a CDS encoding esterase/lipase family protein: MKTALAVLARFAVVVVSLGGLAAALPGGFARADPAPLNPVLVIGGFDADRGILENLRSELADRGYLAYSMVLSAMPAGSSGTAGIAESATVVAGKVAEIRRSTGARRVDLVGHSMGGLAQRHYVKFLGGADSVGTYLDFGTPNYGEPLGFLCAPVFPGCRDIAPASEFLQQLNTPPALPLGIPAYHLYSENEGPERLHLPGAVNASVQQYCSGRHVTHREEPQDAAFQNLIDSALRGGPLATDCPRQFFLSSRP
- a CDS encoding PIN domain nuclease; this translates as MIGYLIDTSAAVRVLRDPALRKTWHEAFTAGVVAMCDPVELELLFAARSLADRLRKKELLTELFGWVVTPDNVWTRAHRVQQLLTEQGSHRSAGVADLAIAATAEAHRLTMLHYDRDFETVAAATGQPTQWIAPPGTIS